Sequence from the Symbiopectobacterium purcellii genome:
TTGCAGAACGGGCGTTGGAAGCCATCAGACACCAGAGCATCCCCCACGAGCTCACTTCATTAGATGAAAAGGTCGTCACCGCCAGCGCTGGCGTCTACCTTTTTGTCGGTACAACACCGGCGCAGGCACCGGAGAGCGTGATTATTCGTGCGGATAAAGCGTTGTATCAGGCAAAGAACAACGGCAGAAATCGCGTTGAAATTGCGACAGAATAGGCCAACAGCAGTCAGGTGCGGACGAATTTATATTGATACAGTGCCTGACAGCGCGCGTTGCTTCTGACAAAATAGCGCCATCCCCCGTAGTTTTATTTGATGGATTTCCAGAGAGATGGCAGCAAAGATTATTGATGGTAAAACGATTGCGCAGCAAGTGAAGGATGAAGTTTGTGCGCGCGTCAAGCAGCGTCTGGCCGAGGGCAAGCGTGCGCCAGGACTGGCTGTTGTGTTAGTCGGCGATAATCCCGCCTCACAGATTTACGTCGCGAGCAAACGTAAAGTGTGTGACGAAGTGGGCTTTGTCTCTCGCTCTTATGATTTACCTTCCAGCACCACGGAAAGCGCGCTGCTGGCACTCATCGACGAACTGAATGCCGACAACACCATTGATGGTATTTTAGTTCAATTGCCGCTGCCCGAAGGAATTAATAACACCAAAGTCATAGAGCGCATCGCACCCGATAAAGACGTGGACGGTTTCCACCCTTACAATGTCGGTCGTCTGTGCCAGCGCGACCCGCTGCTGCGTGCCTGCACACCGCGTGGCATCATCACGCTGCTGGAACGTTACAACGTAGACATGTTTGGCTTGAACGCCGTAGTGGTGGGTGCCTCCAATATCGTTGGCCGCCCGATGAGTCTGGAACTGTTGCTGGCCGGTTGTACCACCACCGTGACTCACCGTTTTACCAAGAACCTGCGTCAGCACGTTGAGCAGGCCGACTTGCTGATTGTAGCGGTCGGCAAACCGGGCTTTATTCCTGGCGACTGGATCAAACCGGGTGCCATCGTGATCGATGTCGGTATCAATCGTCTGGACAACGGAAAAGTGGTGGGCGACGTGGAGTTTTCCGTCGCACAAGAGCGCGCGTCGCTGATAACGCCAGTGCCCGGCGGTGTTGGCCCTATGACCGTTGGCACCCTGATTCAAAATACGCTGCAAGCCTGCGAAGAGTACCACGACGGCAACGCGTAACGGCACGGATTACGGTTAACGCACACATATCACGTTAACATCGCGCGCTAAGGCGCGCCTTTTTCTTTCTTACAGCAGGATGTTATGGAAACTTTTCATCTCGATAAACACCCGCACGTTGAACTGTGCGATCTGCTTAAACTGCTCGGCTGGAGTGAAAGCGGTGCCGCCGCCAAAGCCGCCATTGCAGACGGCAACGTCACCGTTGACGATCAGGTAGAAACGCGTAAACGCTGCAAAATCATTGCCGGGCAACGGGTCAACTTTGCCGGGCAATCGGTCAATGTGGTGCCCTAAGCGGTAGCCAGACGTCAGATCCAATAAAAATCGCCCGCGAAGGGTTACCGTCGCGGGCGATTTTTTAACACGATAGCATTAGCAATAACG
This genomic interval carries:
- the ybcJ gene encoding ribosome-associated protein YbcJ; amino-acid sequence: METFHLDKHPHVELCDLLKLLGWSESGAAAKAAIADGNVTVDDQVETRKRCKIIAGQRVNFAGQSVNVVP
- the folD gene encoding bifunctional methylenetetrahydrofolate dehydrogenase/methenyltetrahydrofolate cyclohydrolase FolD — its product is MAAKIIDGKTIAQQVKDEVCARVKQRLAEGKRAPGLAVVLVGDNPASQIYVASKRKVCDEVGFVSRSYDLPSSTTESALLALIDELNADNTIDGILVQLPLPEGINNTKVIERIAPDKDVDGFHPYNVGRLCQRDPLLRACTPRGIITLLERYNVDMFGLNAVVVGASNIVGRPMSLELLLAGCTTTVTHRFTKNLRQHVEQADLLIVAVGKPGFIPGDWIKPGAIVIDVGINRLDNGKVVGDVEFSVAQERASLITPVPGGVGPMTVGTLIQNTLQACEEYHDGNA